Proteins encoded in a region of the Elizabethkingia bruuniana genome:
- a CDS encoding helix-turn-helix domain-containing protein, whose product MEHKIHQGRNVKRFREMLGIKQEALAFDIGGDWNQKKVSLLEQKEVIEDSLLQQIAEVLKIPVEAIQNFDEQQVVNIISNTVTTVNDNAIGVIVNNNNPIEKIIQLHEEKMELYERMLKEKDEMMARLEKLIDKNNC is encoded by the coding sequence ATGGAACACAAAATACATCAGGGTCGCAATGTGAAACGCTTTAGAGAAATGCTGGGCATAAAGCAGGAGGCTTTGGCTTTTGATATTGGTGGCGACTGGAACCAAAAGAAAGTTTCTCTCCTGGAACAGAAAGAAGTGATTGAAGACTCTCTTTTGCAACAAATAGCCGAAGTCCTGAAAATTCCTGTGGAAGCCATCCAGAATTTTGATGAACAACAGGTAGTGAATATTATTTCAAATACTGTGACTACGGTTAATGATAATGCAATAGGAGTTATTGTAAATAATAACAATCCTATTGAGAAGATTATTCAACTTCATGAAGAAAAAATGGAACTTTATGAGCGCATGCTAAAGGAGAAAGACGAAATGATGGCAAGGCTGGAAAAACTGATTGATAAAAATAATTGTTAA